Below is a window of Cheilinus undulatus linkage group 8, ASM1832078v1, whole genome shotgun sequence DNA.
CAGGGTTCAATGTCAGGTTCCTGGATAACTGATGTCCCCATCTGTCTATAATATAAATGATTTCATAACCAGGATGTGAAATGTCCAAAAGTCTTTCCATTTGAGAGTAAAAAGCAGctttatagaaaaaaatcctttcaaaCCAACAATAATTTAACATGTAATGGTTCTCAAACAATCATAATCATTTGAAACAGCTGACAGCAGAACTTTGACCTTTGgttctgcaaaaataaaaatgattacagTCACTGCACGTTCTTTGGAAAGAAAacttttgtgtttatgttgcAAATTAATTTAAGGTTGTTTAAATGTTATGTTAAATGTTTGtccctttttgtcctttttataaatcaaattgtattttaataacATGCATGCAACATTTATGTGCTTTAAACATACATACAACAGCACACACGTGTCTATATATATTGTGGCGAATTGTGATGAGATATGGATCGAAGACAAGTTCCTTAACTTCTGTCCTCACACTAAAGGCATAATCAGTGACCTTTCAGTAGGACTCTGTAAGGACCACAGATACAGACATCCTACTCTGCTGCAGTGACTCCCCCTCTCATGTGTCAcaatttgtaaaacattttccactaaaaacatgaactaatgaacaaaacatgcataattaCTCACCGGAGACATATGGACAGGTGATCTGCAGCTGGGATAGTGTCTGTAGTTGATATCCTGGAGTGATATCATGGCACCGATTCAAGCTAACAGGAGCTAACCGGGCTAGCCAACAATAGCACCGGAGGCTGCCGTCATCTTCGCGGCTTTGGGCAGCGAGTTCACGCGAACATATCGAGTTTATTCGCGTGTATTAAAAATTGTCAAGGGAGTAAACTCCCTGTAATCGCGCGTGCAATTCGCGCAAATTAAACGATCTTTCACGCTTGGTTTCCACTTCCAGATGCCATTTCTGTTCTGGCGAGTGGGTCTAGATCAGGGTTGCCAGatctgtgtgacaaaaccagcccaatggcaaataaaaactagcccaaaaccagcccattgaccgataaaactagcccaaaaacagcccaatgactgataaaactagcccaaagccagcccaatgctgaaattcaaaataatacgGTTAAAACCTCTGCCATACTCCATATATTGCTTGAGTGCCTGTAGACATTCTGCTTTTCTGTGGGTGGCATGTATGACTGTGTgccatgttccatgttttcctgcctctctgcaggttgttttagttgtacttgagtGTAAATACACAGAGGCAAATGAGAAGCTTttaaaagagctgatgaattatgggtgtctgggtatttatatttcatatttggacatttactgtagttattttttttatacaactactttttattaattttcatgCTTGCCACCACAGGGTacatagcctttttttttttttttttaacagtacaaTAACATAACATaccataacataacataacaataTAACACAATCTACATTCTTCCATTGTGGTGTCGTAACATAAAACATATACACCTCAGTTTAcatcaagacaaaagaaaagaaaaaaaaaaacaaaaaaaaaaacaacaacaacaaaacaacaacacagtaGACAATTACAACATTTCATATACCACTCATACAGTCTcgtacacccccccccccccccccaagaatcaCTCTATACACCTGTACATATCctcatacacacaaacacttaacATTGGTCCCCGTCCTGTGTTCTCTGCTGATCCCCCCCTTTACCCCACAACAGTAAAATTGAGTGTTTCAATAATTCGTATTTCATAATGCTTCATGAATCTGTTTCCATACATCATTAAATTGTTTCACCTTATTGTTATCTTCAGCCAGTGTCTTTTCTATTGTCAAGTAATATCGCATCAATCCTTTCCAAGCATATAGAGAAGGagcctctgtttttttccaatgttttaaaactaactTCTTATAAACTAAGGCAGAAAACACAATCTGCCACCCCAATGGATAGTGGATTGCCTCAGCATTCTGGAAGATGCAGAGTGCGGCTGAGAAGtgaatttgttttttacatACACCAGATATCCAGTCTTGAATCTCATTCCACACTTTCATCACTTTAACACATGACCAGAATGAATGGATAAGGGAGTCAGGAGATCCACACTTCACACACTGATCAGAGGAGTTTGGATAATAACTATGAATTTTATCTCTTGTGTAGTATATTCTTGTCATAAGTTTGTATTGTATTAAACGTAGGTTTTCATTTCCAGTAATGCTATTGGTGAGATATACACATTTCTTCCAATTTGTGCTGGCATCCTTAAATTGAAGGTCTTCATTCCATTTGTCATACAACTTTTCCATTGAGTACAGTTTAGATTGTTCCTTCAGCAGCATGTTGTATACAGTTCCAATTAGTTGTTTCTTTTTACTGCCTTTAACCAAAAATTCCTCAAAGGGTCCTGGGACTAGATCATATTTTAACTCAAAGTTTTCTGCAATCCAGTTCTTAAactgtagatatttaaaaaactcCTTGTTTTCCAGGGAAAATTTGGTCTGGAGCTCTACAAATGAAAGAACATTGTTATTTTCAAATATATCTGAGAGATACTGaatgccttttttcctccaaCTGTCCCAGTTCAGTTCCCTATTTTGGAGTTTTATCGATGGATTGTTCCAGATCTTTGTTTTCTTAGGTATACTAAATTCCACTGCtagtatatttttaattttctgccaTGATTTTAAGGTGCTATTTATAACAACATTTGTaacatttactgtagttatgtgactctgttaacttaaagggatGCTTTCTATATTTTTCCTataatttttgatacttttagctaaatggggagggtccccatgttttttctttgccctgggcctccaaatggctaaaaccggccctgcctcacacctgcagctccccctcacaaatccttctgtcctgccagtttgttgctttcatttttttctgtttctgcccttttgacagcaTTTATCATTAGTatgtttaagatcaaataaaacacccacgtatggacaagttttactcaattttacattattttaagatgtgatccgtgtgtgtttggctcgttgatgatgatgcacatcacaaaagtcatcatcaaatacgagtatgAGAGAGCACCGGCAGGaaatgactgaagaaatgtgttaaaaagatGAGGAAAAAGTAAAACTTGTGGCATTAagacagacttttatttcagttaaaataaaactcaaGTTCAAAGACCATACTTTGCATGAGATCAGCAAATAAAACTGATTGCAATTATCCACGTAGTGAGGTCATGTGACTTCCAGCACAGTCTCTGCACCATCCAGAGTTAGTACATTGAACCTTAGACCTACTGCGATGTTGTTTCTGTCAATACAAATATCACTctgaaatcaaatcaaacaagTTTTATATAACACAGAAACCGTcctaacaaaattaaaataacattacagAATATAGAGAAGCTATTGTAACATTATGATCTTTTATTTACTATTTCATGGCCACACTGAGACATCTTGAGTgcctttttttatcatttaaactgCCAATGCAGTCTGCcagttttccatcttttgtattttttggttcattttggTAAATCAATGAACTGGGTGTTCCGGTAAAGGAGGTTGACCTGACGTTGCATAACCATAATTGGAACACTGCAGGTCAGAATGAAATACTAGTTGCCTTTTCACTCGGATCACACACGTGCATTTTAAGCCTTCTTATTCATGCAAACATCAATGCCTTTTTATAAAGATAGCCTACAGGTTTGTTAACATTTCTTGTGGCATTTCTCAGTTAAGTCCATGTTTTATGAAAGATCACATGAAGTATGCCTTATTGGGCTAATGTAGCACCTTTAGGATTTGACACACAACCCTGCTCAAACTTAATAAAGTGCAGATAGAAAGTCACTTCTTATTAACTGGTTAAGCAAACTAATGGTTCACCTCTCTAAAAAACTTAGGTTATCATGAAAAAGTCCATATGTCCCCCTTAtctcaataaaaatgtttaactttaatattttcttaattCTGGGGGTCAGCACCTACAAGTCTAAGGCCATggtttctctgctggaaactggtGAGTCTTTTCcccaggtgaaggagttcaagtgtctCGGGTTCTTGTTCACAAGTTAGGGTAGAACGGACAGTGAGAGTGACGGGCGGATTGGTGCAGATTCAGCAGTGCTGCAGACGTACCAGTTCATTGTGGTGAAGGGGGAGcagagctggaaggcaaagctctctATTTTCTGGTTAATCTTTGTTCCTATTCTCTCCCATGAGGTAAGGCTataaaaaacaagactaaagcTGTAATGCAATTCTATTGAACATAAACTTTTTTcaatgtctttctccttcaatgTCCTCgccttctgcatcaacacaccgctgcattcaggtatgcagtaggtcttcttccgacagttgtctcagaaccGTCGTTCTTTTCTTTACTTCTGACACAAACGTGTAACTTTGAGGACAGATTCGATCCTaggaaaaagtcacacagtgctagatcaggtgaatagggagggttatcaagcactgtgatttgtttttggactAAACTGCTTTACTGAGAGCGTAGTGTGAGCTGGGACGatgtcttgatgaagaatgaaaccatttcTCCACAGATGGTCTCTTTCTTTGGACTTTTTACTCACTATTTTTCTAGAACCTTTAGTTGATTCACTGTTGAcccttctggaacccactcctccaaTGATGCCCTTAAACAACCAGCATGGCTGTGAGTTTGGACTTCATTTGCTGGGCTTTCTTCATTCTTGGTGACAATTTTGTTTTCCAACCCactgactgctgttttgtccCAACATCGTACTGAAAGATCCAATTTTCATCACATGTAATCACTCCTAAAAAATGTATGTGTCCTTAAATTTGTTCCAAAACGTCTGAAcaaatttgcttgtgttttttgtttttgaccaggagtcagaagttttgggacaactttggcacacatttatgtagggatggggatcgttaatttttattgatattgatacccttatgTATACTCCTTATTGATACTTCTATCAATACGTTTctattgtttggtggaaagtaaaaagtaacaaatatttacaacagaagTGGTCTGAACTgggtagtgcttgagttaaaagtTATGATTCagtctattttatatcccttggatacacattcttcatatttgCAAcggtatttattgaagtttctcatcaataaaacactgaatttgccatttttagaaGTTGCATTTGAACATATGACAGGTTTTTTGTTGGGTTTTAGCTCAAAAACAAAGACTCGTTTCATTGAAGTCTGTGGGTAGGTGTCTGCTGTGGCTTCCCTAAACAAGCGAGTTGGCATCTTGTTGTTTTCTCAGTAGCAGCCCTGCTACCTGAGTCTTGTGACTtcatttaaaggtgacacagCAGCAGCACGTGCACACTGTTGGCAGGGTGCATTTAAGACTGCTGGGCAATCCAGTGATTTTTCACATAGCTAAACCCATTGTTCATTACCTACATGAAAACCTGTCCAAAacaattcataaaaaaaatggaaatgagaagagAAACTCTACCTTGCTTATCATTCCTAACACCAATTAAAAATGGCTTGTGGGCCACATTTGACCCACAGATCATTATTTGGACACCAGTTTACAAGATGTACCCCTTAATCTCAACTTTATCATTCCTGGACAAACCATGCAAAAATTGAATTTAAGATAATACATCTGAAAAGTTTCTGTTCAGACTCAGTGCATCCTGTGGATTATAATTGTAAAAGTAGAGCAGATGTGTGGACCTCCTGCTGGAAATATTGAAATGTTGATTTCAGATCAGAATCAGTGCATGTTATCAGTCAAACATCAATGACATTTTGGAAACTTCCCAGGGACCCTGACTTTCCTGGCAGTGGGACAGACCTTTTTTTTCAGTAGTTCGTTCTCACAGCAGTATTTGACTGTAAATAATTCACCCTGGTCTTAGAGCCCTATTTTGTAATCATCTGGGCTATATAAGATCCTCCAGTCTGTAGCCTACTTGTTAGTTTGCATTTCAGAGTGGAAACACAGACTCACTGCTGTCAATATGACAAGTCTGCTCACCGTGCTGACCCTGCTGGCTGTGTTGTCTGGTGGTTTTTGTCAGAACAGAGTGTACAGGTCCGTCCTCTCTGTGAACAATGGAGGGCAATGGGGAGACTGGCACAATGCTGATATGTGTCCGGAGAACTACTATGCTATCGGCTTCAGTCTGAGGGTAAATAAACAAGGCTTTTACACCAGCTTTGCAGCTCCTTCATTAAAATAAGAcaacaataagaaaacaaactcatcaACAAGATAAGAAGCCTGTTAATCAGACCTGTTTGTGTCCTCAGGTGGAGGGCTTCCAGGGAGATGGTGATGACACCGCCCTGAACGGGATTCGTCTCTACTGTTCTACGGATAACCGCCATGGCTATATCCCCACTGTTGAGTCTCACAATGGCTTGTAAGTTGCCCAAAATTATATCATCAGCTTATtgtaataaatatatatattgtcATTAATGAGTTTACTGTTCTGCTGCTCACTTATTTAAAAATCGTATATATACTAATACTCTATCGATTCTTTTGTCCATTAATCGAGTAATTTAataagaaatatatatttttttattaatcactcatttttgctcatttaagagcaatagtactagacaaatgaaaaaaaggtggATCCCCAAAATGAACTACAGTTATTAAAGTTAAAAGGAAAGGaaggctatttttttttttttaaatatacttaCGTGATAGTTGGGGCTCCCTAAATTGTGGGTGCTAACACTTTATTTCACTTTACCACTAAGTTACCCCAATCAGAGGGGCACCAAATCATATAACATCCTCTTCTTAATGCATGAGTGTAATATTCCACATTCTAGCAGGAAAGAGAGCTCCATGATTCACACAATGGTCTGATGATGCCTGAAAGCTGTACTGTTACATAAAAGGAATAGGATCTACttttcaaagggtgttcacttttactttttcaacCAAGTTTCTGTTTGTGAGTTGATCCgctgtaaaaataagactttttaactCCATTTCTGAACCAGGAGAGCAcattttgaggtaaaaagcAGCTCCTATTATCTGTTTAATCTTCACTGTAAGATGATGAACTCTGACCTATGTGATCCCTCTTTCTCAGTAACTGTTTGTGGCAGTAACATGTTTCTATTTGACTGCTATCCATTAATTATCAATATGTATTAATGCTTCTGTTTGTCAAAGGCTTTATAAAAATGGGCTGTAACCAATATGTGGTGCTGCTGAGTTATGAATAAATCATAATTAAATTTATGACAAGCGCATGCAGAAGTGAGAAAGAGAGGACACCAAAACAGCTCTTAAATCATGAAGCTTGTCGGTGCTCTGTATAACTGCTGGGTCAATCAGTGAAGGTTTTGAATTCTCCTGAAGTCTGCAGAGACAAACTGACCCCTGTCTCATATGAGGAAGTTTTGCAGGTTGTGCTTAAACTCTGAGAGCTGCATAATTTCACCCATggaaactttgtttttcatgatttaaaccTTTCATTATGACACTGCACCGCTACAACATTGGCTTATTTGCCATAATGTCAgggtctaaccttgcaaagcagacgagtacgcccatttccatgtttctcactggcgaattcatcttacaaagctcccgtctgaactgtttgggcccagttagaaagtgacaggaccaatcagtgatgaggagcagtactttcaggtgtggcagagtcatgacgtaagcaagcagcaacaagaggtcggcagaagacattagcatggatgctgctaaagcgccagttttattagaaattgacgacatttcttcgttttaaaaggacaaagaacagcagtaaattgtttcctttttgaaaacaactaaagttgtgtactgacatgtctacagttgccgtGGTTCGTgatatgcagttctctatggagtttgcACCTTCGGTAGGGGCACAGCTTGACagtggctatgtcacgtgtttttttgctctgattggcccttaaagatgtgacagacagaacgttcatccaatcaccctccaagttttttttcaaaggatctgccatttcccaaatgctgtctgagtggttttccagatggatgtatgaaacatctggcgtgtcaggttagtcagAGCCAGTGGATAAGTAAAAGACGAAGAACTTtcaacatcactgcatcaacttctcttccctcaTGGCTTTCAAGCCTTGCATCGTGCATGTTACATTATAGTAACCAAGCTTCATGTCTGGAGGAGtccaggcaccactcatcacctggcCAATACCATCCCTACATCGAAGcatggcggtggcagcatcatgctgtggggatgttttcggcagcaggaactgggagactggtcagggtcgAGGTAAAGATGAATTCAGCAATGTACAGAGACATCCTTGGTGGtaacctgctccagagcacTCTGGACCTCAGACTTCGACTGACTGTTGACATAAACTGAGGCTTAAACATATTCACACATTAGCCTTCAGTTCTGAGGGTAAAATAATACATCACCTGATCTGTCAAGATTGAAAGTGTGGGTTAAAGATGTTACATGTCCTTCTGTTTCTCAGGAGTTTCTTCtcacattttggattttatcctaatttttcttcttctatgtatttccctctcttctctctaGCTGGGGTGACTGGACCAGTCCTCAGTACTGTCCCACTGGTGTGCTCACTGCCTTCCAGCTCCGAGTTGAGCCTCCTATTGGAAGTGGTGATGACACTGCTGCCAACAACATTAAGTTCCAATGCAGCAGCAACCGCATACTGGAGGGGCAAGGCAAGGGCTGGGGAGATTATGGTGGATGGAGTAATACGTGTTATGATGGAGGAATCTGTGGCATCAAGACCAAGGTGGAAGAGGTACTGGGTGGGGGTGGGGATGACACTGCCCTCAATGATGTACACTTCTACTGCTGTGACAAATGATAAGGTAAGACATAGTAAAAGGAGTTTTAAAGAGTTTCAAGAGTTGTATACACATTTGGTCTTTGCATGGAcgaaattttgatttcagaggtgGGGGGGACACAACTGGTTTGAGTACGGGGGGTATGGTCAATAgacctcatttacataaaattatacctaatttttgagtaaaaataagctataataagctataataagatataaaaataagattatcatCACTCTAACATTTGTCACAATGATCAATCTCATgactaacatatctttattctttcaacctcacctgtgagcctccagcctttcctcctctacctcctccagtctctcctcctctacctcctcctgtatctcctcctctacctcctccatctcctctagcctctcttgctctacctcctcctgtatcttcttctggatttctattatctgtcacctgacaaaaaaattttgatggatgacatatgaacagtgggacaatttgggatgcaacaatcattgattttgatggtatagtctgaagaaaaaactcagtttctcaattattatgtctaatttattcacaaacaatatggatgtataaaatcacatttataatccaaggttttattttatttttcccacaaactttcattgttagtgtttttaaacagtggctgcctttcgaaacacaaataatacatgaaaaaaaaaatcaaaacgtgtatctctttggctttaaatatacgcttttttaaaatttctgtgttgttgaggctctccagtaataataataataataataatattttatttgtcagctctttcaataaaactcaaagacactttacaagaataaaacaattacataatatgaacatataaattgcaatacataagtttatcataaagttaaataatagaatattaaaaaagaaatcaagtaatactattactaccactactactactactactactactaataataatagtaataggaggggagagagtctgagtttctgatggatgaggggaaggagtttgtggtgtaatgtgttCCTCTGAGTAACTTACACTTTCACTTCTAAAGAAGTCTCTTATATCCAGTTTTCTATTTTTCGACATCTTGCCACCTGGCTGCGCCTAATTAGCAAACATACATtcacatgcactcacacacccagacacacattcaatgtTAATGTAAACGAAACCTCTGATATCAAAATCCGTCTAGCTGACGTGACCCAGGCAGAACAAATGCCCAACATGTTAACAGCTTACAGTGGCAGATGAACGTGGACTCATTACCAACTAGCTAAACACCGGTGCGCTCATGTGCTATAGTCCAGGCGCTGTTTACAACCAGATGGTGTGACAGCAGGGACGGCCAATCACACGTTAGCAAGAAACGGCAAAGCCAATTGATGAGCTTGTGGGCCAGTGGGCGGTCTAAAGAGAAACATGCTTCAGCTTGAACAGCCGTTTTCCGCTTGGTCCTAGTGCTCAACCTGTCTCCATTTAATATAGCGTAATATTGTTTTTGGATGGTAAAAACTGCAGGGgaccaaaactgcctttttaaaaagtgcaggggaCATGTCCCCCCTGTCCCCCCCCCAAATTACGTCCCTGGGTCTTTGTCATAGTGCTCCTCCTGGGCCTGGATCCATTTAGATCTGAagctgactgaaaaaaaaattggcaggtCTTAGCATGGCTATACACTAACATTACTGTCCTTGTCCTCACTCACCATGTTCATATTTAaaagaggtgtcaaaagtattcacattcattactcaggtagaagtatagattcttggctttaaaaagacttctgtagaagttgaagtatcaactcaagctttttactcaagtaaaagggtaaaagtaCATGtttaaaactacttaaagtataaaagtaaaagtaatgtaagggggaaaaaatgccattaaggacaaaagcttaggccgctCCACAGGGGCCTAtggtgcactaccccacctccccccaaaaaacatttttctaaaggccataatgactgtaatgttatattaaaatgttaatgttgaaaaatttaatATGAAAGTGAACGCATtgtagtacaatgcaaatacattcaagaaccatatgtactaccaacctcctcactggtgcttggttgggacatttcactccagttctcttgagtctctggcACGGACCTCTTTGTACTAGACTACAtatgtctgctatttcctt
It encodes the following:
- the LOC121513631 gene encoding vitelline membrane outer layer protein 1 homolog, producing the protein MTSLLTVLTLLAVLSGGFCQNRVYRSVLSVNNGGQWGDWHNADMCPENYYAIGFSLRVEGFQGDGDDTALNGIRLYCSTDNRHGYIPTVESHNGFWGDWTSPQYCPTGVLTAFQLRVEPPIGSGDDTAANNIKFQCSSNRILEGQGKGWGDYGGWSNTCYDGGICGIKTKVEEVLGGGGDDTALNDVHFYCCDK